TAATTCTTAGCCATCCCTTTCAATAACTGGAACATGTAACTAACCATTGTTCAGCTTTTGTTTGTCGTATGTTCCTTCTCATCCTACTGATACCACGGTCGCTAATTTCGACAGACCACAACAGTCTTCTGATCTACGGCTCATTGAAAAAGCCGACACTCGACCGCTTCACCCGGGTCACACATTACTCGACAGGAATATCTCTGGTGATGTGCCTAGCAATGGGCATCGCAGGGTTCCTGTCCTTCGGGTCGAAAACCCAGGGCAACGTTCTGAACAACTTCCCATCAGACAACATCGTCGTTAACATTGCACGATTGTACAATTTCCCTATCCATCTTGATGTGGAGTTTCTGGGCTGACTACGACTAGTTGTTTTGGCTTAAACATGTTGACTACACTACCGCTTGAGGCATTCGTCTGTCGTTCCGTCATGACAACCTACTACTTCCCCAACGAACCGCACAACGCCGTTCGGCACGTTATCTTCACAACCGCCCTGGTGGTGACTTCGATGGTGTTGTCGTTGATAACCTGTGATCTGGGAAGTGTTTTTGAACTCATTGGCGCGACAAGTGCTGCTGCTCTAGCCTACATATTCCCTCCTCTCTGTTACATCAAACTTAGTAGTGCTACATGGCGAGAGAAGATCCCGGCATATATATGCATTTGCTTTGGGGTGCTTGTGATGGCTGTTAGTCTAGTGCAGGCGGTTATCAAGATTATTCGAAGTAAGTCTGCCCCGAGCCCAGTTGAATGGCTATTTGTTCGCACCCTCAGCACAGACACTCACATTGGAATTTGTCTTTGCAGATGACGGCGAAGCTCATAGTTGCAGTGCACCCTAGACTAATCTTTTGGGAACGTTCCACATAGAATGACTGATTACACTCTCGGTGTGCCCGAGAAATCTCTTGGGGCTGTGTTGCTATGTACATATATATCCACTTTGAACAACTATCTGTTATATTTGATACGCTATAATAATCTCATTACAAATCGGTGTCGTTCGTTATGTAGGAGTGAATTGCAGTCTCAAAGTACTTTCATAGTTAATGTGTGCCTATCCAGGTAGTCTGTATATCTACTCTGAAATCTCAGATCAAGCACAATGAAGAAAACCCTCCCCGATCCAGCGACTAGGCACTTGTGCTTTGTCAAATCGGCTTTCGAAATCCGTCGGCCCCGTTTCTCATCATCTACAACTCCACTCATTCTCTGCATCCCCAAACTCCCCGGTGGTTATCAATAGCTCTCTGGTTTATATCTATTGGGCTTCACCATCATGGACGTGCTCACGTGCTCTACAATGGCTCCTTGAGGCAAAAAGGACCTCGACGGAAGGTGCGACTGACAAGTCGCAACCTCGAAAATACACAGTACAGGCTCGTTCCTACCAAACAGAGAAACCCAATTGTTTGTGCATTCACAAAAGTGCCATATCTTGGATCACAACTGGTCCTGGTTGTTCCATAATTTACCCTCTTCCTATATCCtctccttcttccttctATAGCCACTCTCTCTTCCCGGGGATTTTTTCATGTCGTACACTCTCGCTTGATACCTTGCAGACTTTTCACAAGTTCTTGTTTTGGGTGGCAGCTCGGCTTGGTGTCCACCTCTGTCTCTTTCGCTTTGCAGAGTTCCAAGTATCCcaacttttctttttttaggCCTGATTTCAGCTGTTCTTTCGTCAAAGAGCCATCTCTTTTGAGGGTATTTTGAATTGCAATATTTATCTTTTCGGGAGACAGTGTCTCCCACACCATAACCTCACTCCTCCCTCACTCGTCGGAAGCGCACCGGCAAGATGAGTGAATTCCCGGAGCAGCTCCGCAAGATGCAAATTCTTCAAATGGTGATATCTAGTCTCTTACTTCTTCGTGGAGCTATCTAACTAACAATTTTAACAGGCGGACCTAGGAACAGCTCGACGTGAAATGATTTCCACCGCCGACATGAAGACTCAGGCTCGCTCACAGCTTGCTGACATTGAATCAAAGAGACTTGTTGATCAGAGAGATGAAGCCCAACTGAGCAAGTGGACTGGTAAGTGCTGACAAAAAAACAGCCTTAATCCCTCTGATTTTCCACCAACTTAGTTTGACTTCAGATTTGCACACTAAGATCGGAGATACTCTTGGAATGGAGGAACTCGATGACATCGATTCCGGCCAGTCCCACCGAGCTAAGTTGAACGCCATGTTTCATCCCAATGGAAGCCAGCCACGAACCTACGCCAATAACCCTTACCCAACTCCATCATCAGGTCGCGGTGGTGGTGTCATGGGAAAGAGAGGACGAGGCGGTCACATCACTCCTCCCCACACGGGACCTGCTGATCTTCCTGGTAGTTTTGCAAGGTAAGAAGATGTTTGCTCCGACAATTGAAGCATCCCAATTGACAAGACAGAAACTGTAGAGCCGCCTTTCGTGGAAATTTTGGTCGCCCAGGACGCCCAGGACCACGCGGTCGCTCGACCACAATGTCGTCCAGCATTCACCTGGACCCTGCGTTAAACtacaacaacaacgacgacAGCGACTCTCGCGAGCGAGGAAGGGGACGTGGGCGAGGAAAAGGCAAGAGCAAGAGTAACGGCCATGAGCAGGTCCATGGTAGGTTTTGATGACCAGTGCAGAAAAAGAGCACACCTGATAACGTTCTTAGTTCCGTCTGTCCCTAGCAGACCCAAGCGGCCGCCTCCAAGGTAACTGGTCGGAGTTCTTTTAATAAGTTTTCTATGCTAACTTCTTGACTAGTGTCAACTTTGCTGCAAGAATCTCCGAACCGGGACAATTTATGTCCTTGTTTCAGTCTCGCCGGGCGACTGAATCATACGAGAGGTCTTGCGACACAATTATGTCTGCACCAATTCAAAAGACTTTATCTACGCAGAAGCCCATGGCGCCCAACGAGCAAAACATCAAAATAACTCAAAGTGGGACACCCAAGAACAAGATGATGCCATCTTGTACTGTTGCTACTGCAACCAAGATTTCCCAGCCGCAAATGGGACCCTATTTAGTAGAAACACCGCCACCAACTCGTGTTCCTCTTGATCAAACCGCTTCTTTCCAGCCCCGCAAGGCCCGGCCTGATACATCCAAGGCTTTTCACTCACATAACAAACCTTCTCCCGTAGAAGGCACCACTCCACCAGCGTCGAATTCTTTTTCTGTGCAACAAATCGCTAAGTCTGAATGGAGAGAAATTATGGCAACTTGCTCCCAGGCTCCTTATCCAGCAGCAGTCGCAATCGCCGCGGATAACATTCAATGGAAGGTTTCGCCTGGCGAGGAGCCACGAAAAAAGGACATGGCTCCTCTGAGCAAAGCAGTAGTCTCATCTGAAAATTCTAGGGCCCTGGCTGAGGCTAAGAGGACACCCGTCGCCAATGTCAACCAAATCAAACAGTGTGTTGCTCCTGGTAACCAGAAGGGGGAAACCAAGCAGGAAACCCGGTCTCAAGACCTTCTTAGCGAGGATGATTCTCCTGTCGATGCAGCAACGAAGCCCCTTCACACTTTGGAGGCAGTAGCTATCCAGAGTCCAGGAACTGCAGAACTGGCAGGTCTTCAGTTTACCGAGAAGGTCAAAGACTCAATGCCAGTCAAGAGCATTGACAAAGTCATTGCCCCCAAAATAACGACAAATGCGGCCCCAGAAGCGCACGCTTGCCATGAGCAGAGTCAAGAGCTTGGCGGTTTCGGAACCTATGGTCCGCAGATTATTGAAGAGCTTCGCGACATCCGCAAACACATTCGTTCGCCCCAGGACTTGGCCACTACCCGTGATGTCGAACGAATACTTGAAACTAAACTGCTCCAGTTAGTCCCTACGGCATATGCACCAACACCTGCAGCACCTGCGAACTCGGATATAGAGAACCGGCTGGGTAATCTGGTGGCGCTTGTGGAGTATCTTTCCACATCGCAGCAGGGAGCTAACGCTGCTGAAGTTCCTCCAGCTGGCCGGCGCGATCTTACTCCCTTTGAGAGACACCGGTCACCGTCTCCGCCTTCGTCTAGTTCAAATTCACCTCCATCTGCTGGTAAACGCGCGCACAAGGTACGTGTGCCTGGCCTCTCACCAAGCAGGAGTGAGAGTTCCGACATCATTTCGCGATTCGAATCACTTCAGGTCTCGGACAAACTCGTTGCACCACTCCAGCCACAGCGTGTAGTCCATGTTCCGACACTTCGTCCGCTTGAAATCCCGAAGAAGAGCACCACCTCTGATGTGTTTGTTCAAGTTGTTCCTGCTATGGTGTCACGTCCAAAGGAGGCTACAAAAAAGCCACGGACTCTTAACGATTCGATATTTGCAGGACCTGTAGGCCCTGTCGCTTCCAACTCTAGCATAATTAACCCTGATGCGGTGCCATTCCAGACTACGACTCAGGAGTTGAATGCAAGCCATCCGAATATTTCTAAGCAACAAGGCTTTCAGTCAACTGGCGCTCGTACAGTTGGCCCTGCGCCATACAAACCCCGCTGTATTGGACCTTCCCCTTCTCCCTACGAGCCCACCACCTTGCGCAATTTATCAGCAGCCCACGTTCGTACTATTTCCGTCCAGCACGCTCACACTGAGAATCGGCCGTCATTGGATGTTTCGAACCGTGCTTCGAGCTCCATGAGTCAATCCAGTGGCCCGGCATCCCACCCAGCTCCGGCTCGACTATTCTCGATGCCTAACCCTGCAAGGATTCCCCACCCCAAAACGAGGACTACTGGTTCATCCCCTTCCAACCAATCTCGCCGCTAGGTAATGACATGCAAGTTCCGGAGTATCAGTTTCAGTGGAATGCTTCTTCTGTGGGCCTCAGTCGGCTCTAGTGATCTAAAGTCTCTATTAAAAATGCCGTTTTCATCCATTCTGTGGCCTTGTTGAGCTTTGAGATCTTTCGATTTTCCTGGCTGAATGCTGTTCTTATTTCAGTTGTTCAACTGCTCAAAAGCGAAAGATCACTGATTGTTTAACGGGCTGTGTATGATTAACCAAGTATTTGAGCCTTCAAAAAACCAGTTGGTTGCTTACATTGTAAAAGATGTTTTCACTTCCATGTAAGTGAAGACGGTCCGTTCCACGGAGCTCAGGGAGAGCACAAGCTTTGGATTCAGACACGTAGTTGAGAAGATATGGCCCTGCCTGTTGACTAGACCTATGGATTCAGGGTCCGGCTAGATGAAATCATATTTTAAATCCACTTTCTCTTCTAATATGCCGAGCAACTTCAATCAGACCTGAGCCTCCAATTCCGACCTCAAGATCGACAAACCCCTCTTCTCTGACTCGTGCAATGTTTTTGCTCGAGATTTTCAAGCAACTGATTACGGATTTAGTACTCCATGATCCGTTACGTCTTTTATTAAGAAACACTGTTTCTGAGATGGAAAAAAGGGTGATGATAAGGAGTCACCTTGACGCCACCCTTCACAATCCTGGGCAGATTTAGGACGGCTATGGTATACGGAGAACTCATTGAAGATTCCTCTCGGTCTTTTAGGCGGAGTATCAAGTATTTGAGTTCCTTTGGGTGGAGAATAGTGGTGCTATAGGGCATTGGGTGGTGGCCTCAAAAGAGGTCATTTTCGGCATCAATTCCTAAGATCCTCATATTCCTGTCGTAAGTTATCGCAATATGGTATATAGGATGGCTATCGAGGCCACTGGGTAAAGGAGAATGTTACCCAATCTAGAGGCTATGCATTCCCTTCGGCTAGGCATAGTATGAGGCAGACACGAAGTCTACTATTGGACATGGAGGATGGCAACTTACCTTCACTAAAACCATTTGGTTTCTTTGTCCACTTCAAACGCTGGTGCCGTACTCGATACAGATTTGTGGAGTAAATCATCAGTTGAAACGGGTTGACTTCGCGAGCATATGAAAACTATATGTTGGAGGCAAAAAAAAGTCCAAGAATTACCTCGAGCATCGTGCGCAAACCCTTTTGGTCCATATCCTTGGACTACAGTCTGGACAGTCTACTCCACGATTTCCAGCCCCGTCAACTCCTTCAGTATCCCGTATCACACTCCAAAGGGTTTTTAAGACTAATCTCTGTCGAGATTAACGCTAACTACTCCGTGAATTAGCACTCCTCAGCCTCACAATCCAAGCCTGCTCTCCTCTCCAAACAACAGGGCGCCGCG
Above is a genomic segment from Penicillium digitatum chromosome 3, complete sequence containing:
- a CDS encoding Amino acid transporter, transmembrane, which produces MSEFPEQLRKMQILQMADLGTARREMISTADMKTQARSQLADIESKRLVDQRDEAQLSKWTDLHTKIGDTLGMEELDDIDSGQSHRAKLNAMFHPNGSQPRTYANNPYPTPSSGRGGGVMGKRGRGGHITPPHTGPADLPGSFARAAFRGNFGRPGRPGPRGRSTTMSSSIHLDPALNYNNNDDSDSRERGRGRGRGKGKSKSNGHEQVHVPSVPSRPKRPPPSVNFAARISEPGQFMSLFQSRRATESYERSCDTIMSAPIQKTLSTQKPMAPNEQNIKITQSGTPKNKMMPSCTVATATKISQPQMGPYLVETPPPTRVPLDQTASFQPRKARPDTSKAFHSHNKPSPVEGTTPPASNSFSVQQIAKSEWREIMATCSQAPYPAAVAIAADNIQWKVSPGEEPRKKDMAPLSKAVVSSENSRALAEAKRTPVANVNQIKQCVAPGNQKGETKQETRSQDLLSEDDSPVDAATKPLHTLEAVAIQSPGTAELAGLQFTEKVKDSMPVKSIDKVIAPKITTNAAPEAHACHEQSQELGGFGTYGPQIIEELRDIRKHIRSPQDLATTRDVERILETKLLQLVPTAYAPTPAAPANSDIENRLGNLVALVEYLSTSQQGANAAEVPPAGRRDLTPFERHRSPSPPSSSSNSPPSAGKRAHKVRVPGLSPSRSESSDIISRFESLQVSDKLVAPLQPQRVVHVPTLRPLEIPKKSTTSDVFVQVVPAMVSRPKEATKKPRTLNDSIFAGPVGPVASNSSIINPDAVPFQTTTQELNASHPNISKQQGFQSTGARTVGPAPYKPRCIGPSPSPYEPTTLRNLSAAHVRTISVQHAHTENRPSLDVSNRASSSMSQSSGPASHPAPARLFSMPNPARIPHPKTRTTGSSPSNQSRR